One Verrucomicrobiota bacterium DNA window includes the following coding sequences:
- a CDS encoding bifunctional protein-serine/threonine kinase/phosphatase, whose protein sequence is MVSPAFHELPLHLVGKRQLFFAPCHPDRCRMLLSVVSQSSTGPKRDRNEDYLGFWQPSDPDERVRRGAVAIIADGLGGLRHGDVASRLAVETALAAFQSADPALPPKALFKQIFTRANTVIFDAGMQDPERRGMATTLTVCIFRDRELHIGHVGDSRVYLVRQEQIRRLTDDHSYTGLQLKLRLITEHEARASNLRSMLTRCVGSDPMVSCDYRRLKLMSRDRLMLCTDGLYAFINDGEIAEGVDRLNLDEICPYLIALAERRGTDDNLSAQVVQVDRLNEPKYDSDVSVLKRSRTNAHKAMAHEVQAGDLLDERFEIQEVLNRSGMASIYRALDRTSGQIVAVKVPHMQFESDPGTFSRFQREAEIGKRLNHPHILRFMDVPNQSRPYIVMEYLQGRTLNDLMNEVRPLPLNDAVQIAGALCSALVHMHENKIVHRDLKPQNVMICDDGTLRIMDFGIAKSTEMRRLTFAGFSPAMGTPDYMAPEQVKGKRGDERTDIYSLGAMLYEMTTGSVPFEGPNPFIVMNSRLTGDPVAPRRRNPEISEELEEVILHAMEREPQRRYASAAAMKHDLDNLELVKVTGRHQHLRSPKAWRTRWQGARLVVLSALFPLVVFVGALLLVRCHH, encoded by the coding sequence TCCCAATCCTCGACCGGTCCCAAACGGGACCGGAACGAGGATTACCTTGGGTTCTGGCAGCCGTCTGACCCGGACGAACGGGTCCGGCGCGGCGCGGTCGCCATTATCGCCGACGGCCTCGGCGGACTCAGGCACGGTGACGTGGCGAGCCGGCTCGCCGTCGAGACCGCACTGGCCGCGTTTCAGAGCGCGGATCCCGCCCTCCCGCCGAAAGCGTTATTCAAACAGATCTTCACCCGGGCCAATACCGTCATCTTTGACGCGGGCATGCAGGACCCGGAGCGGCGCGGCATGGCGACCACGCTCACGGTCTGTATCTTCCGGGACCGGGAACTGCACATCGGCCACGTCGGAGATTCGCGCGTTTACCTGGTGCGCCAGGAACAAATTCGACGGCTCACCGACGATCATTCCTACACCGGGCTGCAGCTCAAGCTCCGGCTTATCACCGAACACGAGGCGCGCGCCAGCAACCTGCGTTCGATGTTAACCCGTTGCGTCGGGTCCGACCCGATGGTCTCCTGCGATTATCGCCGCCTGAAACTGATGTCGCGCGACCGCCTCATGCTCTGCACGGACGGCCTGTATGCGTTCATCAACGACGGCGAGATCGCCGAAGGCGTTGACCGCCTCAACCTCGATGAAATCTGTCCCTACCTCATCGCCCTGGCGGAGCGTCGCGGAACCGACGACAACCTCTCCGCGCAGGTCGTGCAAGTTGACCGCCTGAATGAGCCGAAGTATGACTCGGATGTTTCGGTCCTTAAACGGTCTCGGACAAACGCACACAAAGCCATGGCCCACGAAGTTCAGGCAGGCGACCTGCTCGACGAACGCTTTGAAATCCAGGAAGTGCTCAACCGCAGCGGCATGGCATCCATTTACCGGGCCCTGGACCGTACGTCCGGGCAGATCGTCGCGGTGAAGGTGCCGCACATGCAGTTCGAATCCGACCCGGGCACGTTTTCCCGTTTCCAGCGCGAAGCCGAGATCGGCAAGCGCCTTAACCATCCGCACATCCTCCGGTTCATGGACGTGCCGAACCAAAGCCGGCCTTACATCGTGATGGAATACCTGCAGGGACGCACGCTCAACGACTTGATGAACGAGGTCCGTCCACTGCCGTTGAATGACGCCGTCCAGATCGCCGGCGCCCTTTGTTCGGCCCTGGTCCACATGCACGAAAACAAAATCGTCCATCGCGACCTCAAACCTCAGAACGTCATGATCTGCGATGACGGCACCTTGCGGATCATGGATTTCGGCATCGCGAAGTCCACGGAAATGCGCCGGTTGACCTTTGCCGGTTTCAGCCCGGCGATGGGTACCCCGGATTACATGGCGCCCGAGCAGGTTAAAGGCAAGCGAGGGGACGAGCGGACAGACATCTACAGCCTCGGCGCCATGCTCTATGAGATGACGACCGGCTCCGTGCCGTTTGAAGGGCCGAATCCGTTTATCGTGATGAACTCACGGCTGACCGGCGACCCCGTGGCCCCGCGGCGGCGCAACCCTGAAATCAGCGAGGAACTTGAAGAGGTCATCCTCCACGCGATGGAACGCGAGCCGCAGCGGCGCTACGCCTCCGCCGCGGCCATGAAACATGACCTCGACAACCTTGAGTTGGTCAAGGTGACCGGGCGACATCAACACCTGCGCTCGCCCAAGGCGTGGCGGACCCGCTGGCAAGGGGCCCGCCTGGTGGTCCTGTCAGCCCTGTTTCCCCTGGTGGTATTCGTCGGCGCCCTGTTGCTGGTGCGTTGCCACCACTAG